The proteins below come from a single Gottschalkia purinilytica genomic window:
- a CDS encoding energy-coupling factor ABC transporter ATP-binding protein, whose product MIELDNVSFRYKNVEALSNINIKINKGDSVAIIGSNGSGKSTLLKLLNGLVFSDRGRYTFEGIEINEKIMNNSKFSSLFHKKIGFIFQNSDSQLFCPTVYDEIAFGPRQMNMNEENVDQRVKDCLELFNIEHLMKAPPYNLSEGEKKKVAIASVLSLNPNVLVLDEPTNNLDPRTKNFLKDILIKLNFHGKTIICATHDFEYL is encoded by the coding sequence ATGATAGAACTTGATAATGTGTCTTTTAGATATAAGAATGTAGAGGCGTTGAGTAATATAAATATTAAAATTAATAAGGGTGACTCTGTTGCCATAATAGGTTCTAATGGTAGTGGAAAGTCTACATTATTGAAGCTCTTGAATGGGTTGGTTTTTTCAGACCGAGGAAGGTATACTTTTGAAGGTATAGAGATTAATGAAAAGATAATGAATAATAGCAAATTTTCTAGTCTTTTTCATAAAAAAATAGGTTTTATATTTCAAAACTCTGACTCACAACTTTTTTGTCCAACAGTATATGATGAAATCGCATTCGGTCCAAGGCAAATGAATATGAATGAAGAGAATGTAGATCAGAGAGTTAAAGACTGTCTAGAGCTATTTAATATTGAACATCTTATGAAGGCTCCACCATATAATCTAAGTGAAGGAGAAAAGAAAAAAGTTGCTATAGCTAGTGTATTATCATTAAATCCAAATGTTTTAGTTCTAGACGAGCCCACTAATAATCTTGACCCAAGGACAAAAAATTTCTTAAAAGATATACTTATTAAACTTAATTTTCATGGGAAAACAATTATATGTGCAACACATGATTTTGAATATTTATAG
- a CDS encoding ATP-dependent Clp protease proteolytic subunit, with amino-acid sequence MNNQEQEQKQKASNLVTEKLLKSRSIIISGEITQDLAEKVTTQLLILQEMGDEPIKLFINSQGGHVEAGDTIHDMIKFVKPRVIVIGTGWVVSAGITIYLAADKQDRYSLPNTRYLIHQPLGGCKGQATDILIEADEILRVRSRINKIISNATGQPLEKVEKDTDRDYWLSADEAIEYGIVHKVISNYEELSNL; translated from the coding sequence ATGAATAATCAAGAACAAGAACAAAAACAAAAAGCTTCTAATTTAGTGACAGAAAAGTTATTAAAATCTAGATCAATTATAATCTCTGGAGAGATTACTCAGGATTTAGCAGAAAAGGTAACTACGCAACTCTTAATTCTACAAGAAATGGGAGATGAACCAATAAAGTTATTTATTAACAGTCAAGGTGGGCATGTTGAAGCTGGTGACACAATTCATGATATGATTAAGTTTGTTAAACCACGTGTTATTGTTATTGGTACTGGTTGGGTAGTAAGTGCAGGTATTACAATCTATCTTGCAGCTGATAAACAAGATCGTTACTCTTTACCTAACACTAGATATCTGATACATCAGCCATTAGGTGGTTGTAAAGGGCAAGCTACAGATATTCTTATTGAAGCAGATGAAATACTGAGAGTACGTAGTAGAATCAATAAGATAATTAGTAATGCTACTGGTCAACCTTTAGAAAAGGTAGAGAAGGATACAGATAGAGATTATTGGCTAAGTGCTGATGAAGCAATTGAGTATGGAATAGTACATAAAGTAATTTCAAATTATGAAGAACTGAGTAACCTATAA
- a CDS encoding MATE family efflux transporter has protein sequence MKQTEQNLTEGNIYKSLISFSIPFIIANLMQALYGTADLLIVGLFTDTVGLSSVAIGTQVMQIVNGLITGLTMGGTILVGQYYGARKNKDTSETIGTMLTLGIFISLLITGLMFISTKHLLNILQTPSEAYADATRYVLIASSGIIFIFGYNSISAILRGLGDSKRPVYFIAIACVFNIVLDLILVGAFNMRAAGAALATIVSQGISMILAIIYLSRRKFIFEFKRKNFIVNKDKMLKLLKLGGPLSLQEVLLWMSFLVIAAIANSLGVSESAAVGIVAKFEVFSMLPPMAMSYALASLTAQNIGANQPERASKALNISILISLVCSLFFFVWAQLHPQSIMGIFKADKDVVKAGTDYLKTFSIDFMLVAIKFNLNGFLNGSGRTTFAMINGILSSILVRVPMAFLLAITFLKGLIGLGLAAPIASVVSIVVSTIYIRTNKWKEKVI, from the coding sequence TTGAAACAAACAGAACAAAATTTAACTGAAGGGAATATTTATAAATCACTTATAAGTTTTTCAATACCTTTTATAATAGCTAATCTTATGCAGGCTTTATATGGAACAGCAGATTTGTTAATAGTAGGATTGTTTACAGATACGGTTGGACTTTCATCTGTAGCTATTGGTACACAAGTTATGCAGATTGTAAATGGATTAATAACAGGACTAACTATGGGAGGAACAATTCTTGTAGGTCAATATTATGGGGCAAGGAAGAATAAAGATACATCTGAAACTATAGGGACTATGTTGACTTTGGGAATCTTTATATCATTATTGATAACTGGTTTGATGTTTATATCAACAAAACATTTACTCAATATTTTACAAACACCATCAGAAGCTTATGCTGATGCCACAAGATATGTACTTATAGCTTCCAGTGGAATTATATTTATATTTGGTTATAATTCCATAAGTGCTATACTTAGAGGTCTTGGGGACTCTAAAAGACCTGTTTATTTTATTGCTATAGCTTGTGTATTTAATATAGTTCTAGATCTAATTTTAGTAGGAGCATTTAATATGAGAGCTGCTGGAGCTGCTTTAGCAACTATTGTATCACAAGGAATTAGTATGATTTTAGCAATTATATATCTTTCAAGGAGAAAGTTTATATTTGAATTTAAACGAAAGAACTTTATTGTAAATAAAGATAAGATGTTAAAGTTATTAAAGCTTGGAGGTCCTTTATCTTTACAGGAAGTACTACTTTGGATGTCTTTTTTAGTTATTGCTGCTATCGCTAATAGTCTAGGGGTATCGGAATCAGCAGCAGTAGGTATAGTTGCTAAATTTGAGGTATTTTCTATGTTGCCACCTATGGCAATGTCTTATGCCTTAGCATCACTAACTGCTCAAAATATAGGAGCAAATCAACCAGAGCGTGCTAGTAAAGCATTAAATATAAGTATATTAATATCTCTTGTATGTTCATTGTTTTTCTTTGTTTGGGCACAATTACATCCTCAATCTATAATGGGAATATTTAAGGCAGATAAAGATGTAGTAAAAGCAGGAACTGATTATTTGAAAACTTTTAGTATAGATTTTATGTTAGTTGCAATTAAATTCAATCTAAATGGTTTCTTAAATGGAAGTGGAAGAACTACTTTTGCAATGATAAATGGTATATTATCTTCTATATTAGTTAGAGTGCCAATGGCATTTTTACTAGCAATAACTTTCTTAAAAGGTCTAATTGGTTTAGGATTAGCAGCACCTATAGCTTCTGTAGTTTCTATTGTAGTATCTACTATATATATAAGAACAAATAAGTGGAAGGAAAAAGTAATTTAA
- the dcd gene encoding dCTP deaminase has translation MILSGKEIENRLEKDIFIEPFNPKQLNPNSYNLKLYNELLVYEDNILDMKKENKAKSIIIPEEGIVLEPNKLYLGRTKEYTRTENLVPMLEGRSSIGRLGLFIHVTAGFGDVGFSGYWTLEIHCIQPIRIYPDIEVCQIYYHSIEGDYEKYSSGKYQNNTGIQPSLLFKDFENK, from the coding sequence ATGATTCTATCAGGAAAAGAAATTGAAAATAGACTTGAAAAAGATATATTTATTGAGCCTTTTAATCCAAAACAATTGAATCCCAATAGCTACAATTTAAAGTTATATAATGAATTATTAGTATACGAGGACAATATTCTTGATATGAAGAAAGAGAATAAGGCAAAAAGTATCATTATACCAGAGGAAGGTATAGTTTTAGAACCTAACAAGTTATATCTTGGTAGAACTAAAGAATATACGAGGACAGAAAATCTTGTTCCAATGCTTGAGGGAAGATCTTCAATAGGAAGACTTGGGTTGTTTATTCATGTAACAGCAGGATTTGGTGATGTTGGATTTTCTGGATACTGGACATTGGAGATTCATTGTATTCAACCAATTAGAATTTATCCAGATATTGAAGTTTGTCAGATATATTATCATTCAATTGAAGGAGATTATGAAAAGTATAGTAGTGGTAAGTATCAAAATAATACTGGAATTCAACCAAGTCTATTGTTTAAGGATTTTGAAAATAAGTAG
- a CDS encoding energy-coupling factor transporter transmembrane component T, producing MEWMFKEDEYTPSNDKNNFIDKSIFSILGVLSRIKSSNTNKENFIYNIKCEMKLISTILIVVLVSLSTNYKFIIGVGIYLLTLISSLDKCDIKKILSISIVVPIFTFITLIPSIYFGGNYHELLIVGKVFITILTTSILSYTTMWNEIVRSLKLIHIPDIFILIMEITLRYIFILGKFSLDMFYSLKLRSIGKNSNKYKYLSGMIGTLFLKSKKLGDELYFAMECRGFQGEFNRYSNYRISLTDLAYSLANIIIFLMFIVFI from the coding sequence ATGGAATGGATGTTTAAAGAAGATGAATATACTCCAAGTAATGATAAGAACAATTTTATAGATAAAAGTATCTTTTCTATATTAGGGGTACTATCTAGAATAAAGAGTAGTAATACAAATAAAGAAAATTTTATTTACAATATAAAGTGTGAAATGAAACTCATATCTACTATACTAATTGTTGTGCTTGTATCTTTATCTACTAACTATAAGTTTATTATAGGTGTAGGTATATATTTATTAACTTTAATTTCCTCGCTAGATAAATGTGACATTAAAAAAATACTATCTATAAGTATAGTAGTCCCTATTTTTACGTTTATAACCCTAATACCTTCTATATATTTTGGAGGTAATTATCATGAATTACTGATTGTAGGTAAAGTTTTTATAACTATTTTAACTACTAGTATCTTATCCTATACTACTATGTGGAATGAAATAGTAAGATCTTTAAAATTAATACATATTCCAGATATTTTTATTCTTATTATGGAAATTACCCTAAGATATATATTTATATTAGGAAAGTTTTCACTAGACATGTTTTACAGCTTGAAATTAAGATCTATAGGTAAGAATAGTAACAAATATAAATATTTATCTGGAATGATAGGGACGCTATTTCTAAAATCAAAAAAATTGGGGGACGAACTGTATTTTGCTATGGAATGTAGAGGATTTCAGGGAGAATTTAATAGGTATTCAAATTATAGAATAAGCTTAACAGATCTAGCTTATAGTTTAGCTAATATAATAATATTTTTAATGTTTATAGTTTTTATTTAG
- a CDS encoding HAD family hydrolase codes for MPCLKRLKNYRLGIISNGDYNQQLLKLEKIGIKDYFEVIITADDVGVAKPDIKIFDIACKKVKISPSNCYYIGDDLKTDILSCEKVGIKGIWLNRKNIKLTYQMLK; via the coding sequence ATTCCTTGTTTAAAAAGATTAAAGAACTATAGATTAGGTATTATTAGTAATGGGGACTATAATCAGCAACTTTTGAAACTTGAGAAAATTGGCATTAAGGATTATTTTGAGGTGATTATAACAGCAGATGATGTAGGAGTTGCAAAACCTGATATTAAGATTTTTGATATAGCTTGCAAAAAGGTAAAAATATCTCCTTCAAACTGTTATTACATAGGTGATGATCTAAAGACAGATATATTATCTTGCGAAAAAGTTGGTATAAAGGGTATCTGGTTAAACAGAAAAAATATAAAATTGACATACCAGATGTTAAAATAA
- a CDS encoding acetamidase/formamidase family protein, protein MPKESVFVNEFTNGILDPNQSMLGPVKDGGIIVANTAPGCWGPMITPALRGGHEVTKPVFVENAEIGDAIAIYIKSVTVTSSVASSGNEVAVEKNFVGDPFVAGRCPNCGTLYPETKLEGIGSASVHCVKCDEEISAFQFTNGYTIAFNEHKTIGVTLTKEASEEAAKKAKSYMAVPDNSIQHPVVTFAPHDIVGNISRLKPFIGQLGTTPSIAMPDSHNAGDFGSFLLGAPHKYSLTEEELIKNKTDGHMDINRAREGAIVICPVKVKGGGVYVGDVHAMQGDGEIAGHTCDVSAVVTLKVKVIKNLNIDGPIILPVEEDLPYLAKPLSLEEKKRAAELASEWGVESLEDTAPISFVGTGSNLNEAIDNGLSRAAELFGISVPEVKNRTTINGAVEIGRYPGTATVTFLAPIGLLEKVGLYSLVKEQYNLN, encoded by the coding sequence TTGCCAAAGGAAAGTGTATTCGTAAACGAGTTCACGAATGGAATATTAGATCCAAATCAATCAATGCTTGGTCCTGTCAAAGATGGAGGGATAATAGTTGCTAATACGGCGCCAGGATGCTGGGGACCTATGATTACTCCCGCATTAAGGGGTGGACATGAAGTAACAAAACCTGTATTCGTGGAAAATGCAGAAATAGGAGATGCAATTGCAATCTATATTAAATCAGTTACCGTAACTTCTTCAGTAGCATCTTCAGGAAATGAAGTTGCAGTAGAGAAAAACTTTGTAGGAGACCCTTTTGTAGCTGGGAGATGTCCTAACTGTGGTACACTTTATCCAGAAACGAAACTAGAAGGTATTGGTTCAGCTTCGGTACACTGTGTAAAATGTGATGAAGAGATTTCTGCATTCCAGTTTACTAATGGGTATACAATTGCTTTTAATGAACACAAAACAATAGGGGTTACACTAACTAAAGAAGCATCGGAAGAAGCTGCCAAAAAAGCAAAGTCATACATGGCTGTTCCAGACAATTCAATTCAACATCCGGTAGTAACATTTGCACCTCATGATATAGTCGGTAACATTTCGAGATTGAAACCGTTTATTGGGCAACTAGGAACAACTCCGTCTATAGCTATGCCTGACTCTCACAATGCTGGAGATTTTGGATCATTCCTATTAGGTGCTCCACATAAGTATTCATTAACAGAAGAAGAATTGATAAAAAATAAAACTGATGGACATATGGATATTAATAGGGCGAGAGAAGGGGCAATAGTTATATGTCCTGTTAAAGTAAAGGGTGGAGGAGTTTATGTAGGAGATGTTCATGCTATGCAGGGAGATGGAGAAATAGCAGGTCATACTTGTGATGTTTCTGCAGTTGTTACCTTAAAAGTAAAAGTAATCAAAAATTTAAATATTGATGGGCCAATAATACTACCTGTTGAAGAAGATCTACCATATCTAGCGAAACCACTAAGCTTAGAGGAAAAGAAAAGAGCAGCGGAACTAGCAAGCGAGTGGGGAGTAGAATCCCTAGAAGATACTGCACCAATAAGCTTTGTTGGGACTGGATCAAACTTAAATGAGGCAATAGATAATGGACTTAGTAGGGCAGCTGAACTTTTTGGGATAAGTGTTCCAGAAGTAAAGAATAGAACTACAATAAATGGAGCGGTAGAAATTGGTAGATATCCAGGAACAGCTACAGTTACATTTTTAGCACCGATAGGGCTACTAGAAAAAGTAGGTCTTTATAGTTTAGTAAAAGAACAATATAATCTGAATTAA